Proteins co-encoded in one Luteolibacter sp. Y139 genomic window:
- a CDS encoding transporter, protein MKAATLLSLSALLGTAMAGTFITQTTPVATTGFENARRPISNPTLFDLALPTTNLHPIFMYQNLPESVNTTAGPLPMGGDVQVYALQFEVALNDRLSVVATKDGYVDINPKTEPLWGNESGFANIAAGLKYAFIYDPASSTAVSGTMTFEFPTGNHDVFQGEGDGAANLIASGLKLWDNFQLAGAAGVHLPFDGQMATTSFLSAHASYEVNRWFIPLVELNWHHLLDAGNGRPNFFDQAGGGVPVVAAFEGYDLLNFGASNATHNRDLVTAAVGFRSRLTDAIDLGFAYELPLTNKEDSVMDDRFTVDLVWTF, encoded by the coding sequence ATGAAAGCCGCTACCTTACTCTCCCTGTCCGCCCTGCTCGGTACCGCCATGGCCGGAACCTTCATCACACAAACCACGCCAGTCGCCACTACCGGCTTCGAAAACGCCCGCCGGCCGATCAGCAATCCGACGCTCTTCGACCTCGCCCTGCCCACCACGAACCTGCACCCGATCTTCATGTATCAGAACCTGCCGGAATCGGTGAATACCACCGCCGGTCCTCTGCCCATGGGCGGCGACGTGCAGGTCTATGCGCTCCAATTCGAAGTCGCGCTGAATGACCGGCTCTCCGTCGTGGCAACCAAGGACGGCTACGTGGACATCAATCCCAAGACCGAGCCGCTGTGGGGAAACGAGTCCGGCTTCGCGAACATCGCCGCCGGCCTGAAGTATGCCTTCATCTACGATCCAGCTAGTAGCACCGCCGTGAGCGGGACCATGACCTTCGAATTCCCCACCGGGAATCACGACGTCTTCCAGGGAGAAGGCGATGGCGCGGCCAACCTGATCGCCTCCGGCCTAAAGCTGTGGGATAATTTCCAGCTCGCCGGTGCCGCGGGCGTTCACCTGCCCTTCGACGGGCAGATGGCGACCACCTCATTCCTCAGCGCCCATGCCAGCTACGAGGTGAATCGTTGGTTCATCCCACTGGTAGAGTTGAACTGGCACCACCTGCTTGATGCCGGCAATGGCCGTCCGAATTTCTTCGACCAAGCCGGCGGCGGCGTGCCGGTGGTGGCGGCTTTCGAGGGCTACGACCTGCTGAACTTCGGCGCCTCAAATGCTACCCATAATCGCGACCTTGTGACCGCTGCGGTCGGCTTCCGCTCACGACTGACGGACGCCATCGACCTCGGCTTCGCCTACGAGCTGCCGCTCACCAACAAGGAGGACAGCGTCATGGACGACCGCTTCACGGTGGACTTGGTCTGGACATTCTAA